One window of Marmota flaviventris isolate mMarFla1 chromosome 5, mMarFla1.hap1, whole genome shotgun sequence genomic DNA carries:
- the Lysmd3 gene encoding lysM and putative peptidoglycan-binding domain-containing protein 3 codes for MAGRHQNRSFPLTGVQSSGQVHAFGNCTDTDMLEDEAEVYELRSRGKEKVRRSTSRDRLDDIIILTKDIQEGDTLNAIALQYCCTVADIKRVNNLISDQDFFALRSVKIPVKKFSSLAETLYPPKGRQASRPSSVQYAPEQQEVLPANDCLSSSESAGSFLKEVDRDIEQIVKCTDTKKENLNEVVSALTAQQIRFEPDNKNTQRKDPYYGADWGIGWWTAVVIMLIVGIITPVFYLLYYEILAKVDVSHHSTVDSSHFHSGITAPSQHREMENGIAPTRGIHVSQQDDHKLYREDFQPPAAQHKT; via the exons ATGGCAGGGAGGCATCAGAATCGTAGTTTTCCTCTCACAGGAGTTCAGTCAAGTGGTCAagtacatgcttttggaaattgTACAGACACTGATATGTTGGAAGATGAAGCTGAAGTCTATGAGCTTCGAtccagaggaaaagagaaagtccGAAGAAGTACATCAAGAGATAGGCTTGATGACATTATTATACTAACAAAAGATATCCAGGAAGGGGATACTTTAAATGCAATAGCCCTTCAGTACTGTTGTACG gtAGCAGATATCAAGAGAGTTAATAATCTCATCAGTGATCAAGACTTTTTTGCCCTTAGGTCTGTCAAAATTCCAGTTAAAAAGTTTAGTTCATTGGCTGAAACACTTTATCCTCCAAAAGGAAGACAGGCTTCACGTCCTTCATCTGTTCAATATGCTCCAGAACAACAGGAAGTTTTGCCAGCTAATGATTGTCTTTCTTCTAGTGAATCAGCtggcagttttttaaaagaagtagatCGAGACATAGAACAAATAGTAAAGTGTACAGACACCAAGAAAGAGAACCTTAATGAGGTAGTGTCTGCCTTAACAGCACAACAAATCCGTTTTGAACCTGATAACAAAAACACCCAACGCAAGGATCCCTATTATGGAGCAGACTGGGGAATAGGCTGGTGGACCGCTGTAGTGATAATGTTGATAGTAGGTATAATAACACCAGTATTTTATTTGCTCTATTATGAAATTTTAGCTAAAGTGGATGTTAGTCACCATTCAACAGTGGACTCTTCACATTTCCATTCAGGAATCACAGCCCCATCACAGcatagagaaatggaaaatggaattgCTCCAACTAGAGGAATACATGTTAGTCAACAAGATGATCATAAACTATATAGAGAAGATTTTCAGCCACCTGCTGCTCAACACAAAACATAG